The following are encoded together in the Flavihumibacter fluvii genome:
- a CDS encoding c-type cytochrome — protein MKKIKKIVKWTSLVLAIIIVGIGTITASRQNIKYKAPYPKITASKDSAVIARGRHLAISIAHCTDCHNKANTDSILSLGQDPILSGGIAFKLPVGTIYSANITSDPEHGIGKYSDGEIARALRYGVHPDGTVVYDFMPFHNLSDSDLTAVISFLRTQKPAPIQKPQNQLNVMGNLVKAFLIKPVGPSEKIVPAVKEDSSAAYGKYLVHSVGNCNGCHTKRTLSGEVIGELLAGGNEMPNGMVTPNITPDSSGRIFGWSQEKFIKRFRTGKLIPYSEMPWSSFQKMSDLELKAIYNYLQTVKPVRTWK, from the coding sequence ATGAAAAAAATCAAAAAAATAGTAAAGTGGACCAGCCTTGTGCTGGCCATCATCATTGTAGGAATTGGTACCATTACGGCTTCCCGCCAAAACATAAAATATAAGGCGCCATATCCAAAAATAACCGCCTCAAAAGACAGTGCAGTAATTGCAAGGGGCCGGCACCTCGCTATAAGTATTGCACATTGCACAGACTGCCACAATAAAGCCAATACAGATTCTATCCTGAGCCTGGGCCAGGATCCCATCCTTAGCGGTGGCATTGCATTTAAACTGCCTGTAGGCACTATCTACTCCGCCAATATCACTTCCGATCCCGAACATGGCATTGGTAAATACTCTGATGGTGAAATTGCCCGGGCCCTGCGTTATGGCGTACATCCGGATGGTACGGTCGTATATGATTTCATGCCCTTTCATAATCTTAGCGACTCCGACCTTACAGCTGTAATCTCCTTTTTGAGGACCCAAAAACCAGCCCCCATCCAAAAACCCCAAAACCAGCTTAATGTAATGGGGAACCTTGTAAAAGCATTTTTGATCAAGCCTGTTGGACCATCTGAAAAGATAGTGCCGGCGGTGAAGGAAGACAGCTCTGCAGCCTATGGTAAATACCTGGTGCATAGTGTTGGCAACTGCAACGGCTGCCATACTAAGCGTACCCTGAGCGGCGAAGTTATTGGGGAACTACTGGCAGGTGGAAATGAAATGCCGAATGGAATGGTCACACCAAACATCACCCCAGACAGCAGTGGCCGGATTTTTGGGTGGTCACAGGAAAAGTTCATCAAAAGGTTCAGGACAGGAAAATTAATTCCATACAGTGAAATGCCCTGGAGTTCTTTCCAGAAAATGAGCGACCTGGAATTGAAAGCAATATATAATTACCTTCAAACAGTAAAACCGGTAAGGACATGGAAATAA
- a CDS encoding Dps family protein — translation MAKATLPQKDKKAISDMLVGILSDAVILYTKTRKFHWNVSGPSFMELHKLFEDQYGQLETAIDEIAEKINKMGFNTPGTMAEFLQFGSLKEAPGKYPDQIAMIRELQDDHEKVIATLRAAIKSSDEQHNDALTADFLTDLARQHETISWTLRRYQKQ, via the coding sequence ATGGCAAAAGCAACGCTTCCCCAAAAAGATAAAAAAGCAATCAGTGACATGCTGGTGGGCATTTTATCAGACGCAGTGATCCTGTATACCAAGACCCGGAAATTCCATTGGAATGTATCCGGGCCCAGTTTTATGGAACTGCACAAACTGTTCGAAGACCAGTATGGGCAGTTGGAAACCGCCATAGATGAGATTGCTGAAAAAATCAATAAAATGGGGTTCAATACACCGGGAACAATGGCGGAGTTCTTACAATTTGGCAGCCTGAAAGAAGCACCGGGAAAATACCCCGACCAAATTGCCATGATCCGCGAACTACAGGATGACCATGAGAAAGTGATCGCCACCTTAAGGGCAGCTATCAAATCAAGTGATGAGCAGCACAATGATGCACTCACTGCCGACTTCCTCACTGACCTGGCGCGCCAGCATGAAACCATCAGCTGGACCCTGCGCAGGTACCAGAAGCAATAA
- a CDS encoding LytTR family DNA-binding domain-containing protein, translating into MMKPIFVLQDKTLKKIDPLEVAFLMTDKNYTRICFLDKTCFMVRTTLIGIMKKLPPDIFIQTHRAYAVSVFFIDNIAKDHLIIGDIAIPIARQYYEHVIEQLQIIR; encoded by the coding sequence ATGATGAAACCCATTTTCGTTTTGCAAGACAAAACCCTTAAAAAAATTGATCCGCTCGAAGTAGCCTTTTTGATGACAGATAAAAATTATACCAGGATATGCTTCTTAGATAAAACCTGTTTCATGGTCAGGACAACCCTGATTGGCATCATGAAGAAACTTCCGCCTGATATCTTTATTCAAACCCACCGCGCCTATGCCGTGTCTGTATTTTTTATTGATAATATCGCCAAAGATCACCTGATCATTGGCGATATTGCTATCCCCATTGCCAGGCAATATTATGAGCATGTAATTGAGCAACTGCAGATTATTCGCTGA
- a CDS encoding PKD domain-containing protein: MKRKKIFSPVMLCLLLWITGTGPLFGQVRAAQDTMFNAPYIDIDEWRDKPVRHHYIHGGFKGTDTRFSFYFPPKEKYEGRFFQYITPVPDNENLSQGFAGEGDKIGFSVASGAYFIESNGGGKDGAGMPGSGIDPKIGAYRANAACAQYSRIVAAQLYGPHRTYGYAFGGSGGAYRTIGGLENTDGVWDGAVPYVLGSPMAIPNVFTVRIHAMRILHDKFPQIVDALEPGGSGDMFAGLNDEERQALNEVTRMGFPPRAWFAYKTMGLHAFPVLYPGVAMADSKYFKDFWTLPGYLGADPATSVHKARIVQRSKITMSITAELATKFGLLPAETAGQARGTADAAWKSIGGAEGGMPVGFQLDDTLPGIDFLGGDLFIKSGAAAGKKLFVSHIAGNKIILGNSDAKVLAQIKPGDEVILDNSDFLAAQTYHRHQVPGKEYKVWDQFRDSTGKPIYPQRPMLLGPLFTQAASGVLPNGKFKGKVILLGSLLDSEAFPWQQDWYRLKVKENFGDSTDDHFRIWFTDHANHGDYVLPGDPNYLVSYLGVLQQALRDLSAWVEKGIAPPANTNYKIIDGQVVVPSNAADRKGIQPTVIVKANGSASTEALINRPVQFTAVIDLPANTGKIVSATWDFEGSGTFPVAVNLTTGDFTPSGVTLKTTYTFTKPGIYFPVLRVASQRQGDKKTPYTLIKNLGRMRVVVK, from the coding sequence TTGAAAAGGAAAAAAATATTTTCACCGGTGATGTTGTGCCTGTTGTTATGGATAACAGGTACGGGCCCTCTATTTGGCCAGGTCAGGGCAGCCCAGGACACCATGTTTAATGCTCCTTATATTGATATAGACGAATGGCGGGATAAACCTGTGCGTCATCATTATATTCATGGAGGATTTAAAGGCACAGATACCCGTTTTTCTTTCTACTTTCCACCCAAAGAAAAATATGAAGGCCGTTTTTTCCAATACATAACACCCGTGCCTGATAATGAAAACTTATCACAGGGATTTGCGGGAGAGGGCGATAAGATCGGTTTTTCCGTTGCGAGCGGCGCCTACTTCATAGAAAGCAATGGTGGCGGAAAAGATGGTGCAGGGATGCCCGGTTCAGGAATTGATCCAAAAATTGGCGCTTACCGGGCAAATGCTGCATGTGCGCAATATTCCCGTATTGTAGCCGCACAACTATATGGACCTCACCGTACCTATGGTTATGCTTTCGGGGGCAGCGGTGGCGCATACAGGACCATCGGCGGCCTGGAAAATACAGACGGTGTTTGGGATGGTGCAGTGCCATATGTACTTGGCTCACCAATGGCTATACCAAATGTTTTCACCGTAAGGATACATGCCATGCGTATACTGCACGATAAATTTCCGCAAATAGTTGATGCACTTGAACCGGGCGGTAGTGGTGACATGTTTGCCGGACTAAATGATGAAGAAAGGCAGGCCCTGAACGAGGTTACCCGTATGGGTTTTCCACCCCGGGCATGGTTTGCTTACAAAACCATGGGCTTGCATGCTTTCCCGGTGCTGTACCCTGGTGTAGCTATGGCAGATTCGAAATATTTCAAGGATTTCTGGACTTTGCCCGGGTACCTTGGTGCAGATCCTGCAACTTCCGTGCACAAAGCACGCATTGTGCAGCGCAGCAAAATAACGATGAGCATTACTGCTGAACTTGCAACTAAATTTGGATTACTGCCTGCTGAAACAGCAGGCCAGGCACGTGGCACTGCTGATGCTGCATGGAAAAGTATTGGTGGGGCAGAAGGGGGTATGCCTGTTGGCTTTCAACTGGATGATACATTACCTGGTATTGATTTTCTTGGCGGCGACCTATTCATTAAGAGTGGTGCGGCTGCCGGGAAAAAATTGTTTGTATCACATATCGCCGGTAATAAAATAATCCTTGGAAACAGTGACGCAAAAGTGCTTGCACAAATAAAACCGGGTGATGAAGTAATTCTCGACAATTCAGATTTTCTTGCTGCACAAACTTATCACAGGCACCAGGTGCCTGGTAAAGAATACAAGGTATGGGACCAGTTTAGGGATTCAACCGGTAAACCAATTTATCCCCAACGTCCAATGTTACTGGGTCCATTATTCACCCAGGCAGCTTCCGGGGTATTGCCAAATGGTAAATTCAAGGGCAAGGTGATCCTGCTTGGATCATTGTTGGACAGCGAAGCGTTTCCCTGGCAGCAAGACTGGTATCGATTAAAAGTGAAGGAAAACTTTGGTGACAGCACGGATGATCACTTCAGGATATGGTTCACCGACCATGCCAACCATGGTGACTATGTGCTTCCGGGAGACCCGAATTACCTTGTAAGCTATCTCGGCGTGTTACAGCAGGCACTAAGGGACCTGAGTGCTTGGGTTGAAAAAGGCATAGCGCCACCTGCAAATACCAATTACAAAATAATCGACGGCCAGGTTGTGGTGCCTTCAAATGCTGCGGACCGAAAAGGTATTCAACCCACTGTAATTGTAAAAGCTAATGGCAGTGCGTCAACAGAAGCTTTAATAAATCGACCGGTACAATTTACTGCAGTAATCGACCTGCCGGCAAACACCGGCAAGATAGTAAGTGCCACCTGGGATTTTGAAGGTTCGGGTACATTTCCGGTTGCGGTGAATCTGACAACTGGTGATTTTACGCCGTCGGGTGTAACGCTGAAAACAACCTACACTTTTACTAAACCGGGCATTTATTTTCCTGTACTACGGGTAGCCTCTCAACGGCAGGGGGATAAGAAAACGCCATACACACTGATAAAAAATTTAGGTCGTATGAGGGTAGTCGTTAAATAA
- a CDS encoding response regulator, producing the protein MKIIIIDDDPDFCRLLQLLLEKDGHDVHCEYTLIGGLTVIDNIKPEVIFIDNFLPDGEGWLQAGQIQKKYPEARINLISAADKSFLRTNNFSQSIWEKPITKEQLDNYFMYLGTG; encoded by the coding sequence ATGATGACCCTGATTTCTGCCGGCTTCTTCAACTGCTGCTGGAAAAGGATGGTCATGACGTTCATTGTGAATATACGCTGATAGGCGGACTCACAGTTATTGATAACATAAAGCCGGAAGTGATTTTTATCGACAATTTCCTGCCAGACGGGGAAGGTTGGCTACAGGCCGGCCAAATCCAGAAAAAGTATCCGGAAGCGCGCATCAACCTGATTTCGGCAGCGGATAAAAGTTTCTTGCGAACGAACAATTTCAGCCAATCCATATGGGAAAAACCCATTACAAAAGAACAGCTGGACAATTACTTCATGTACCTGGGAACGGGGTAA
- a CDS encoding bile acid:sodium symporter family protein, which produces MKRNLIDPFIIALVAAVALACFFPYPGTKESPFHLHTIADIGVSVIFLFYGLQLGPEKLKAGLHNTRLHLVIQASTFILFPAIIILLKPLFATAFLAQAWLPFFFLAALPSTVSSSVVMVSIAGGNIPAAIFNASISSLLGIFITPVWMGLFIHSNAGDPGISYVIGKLLLQVLLPVAIGLVLHKRCWPFAARNKKQIKLFDQAIILLIVYCAFSESFYTGAFKNYSISSLLLLLFMVTALFFLVYGIMTLVAVRLHFNRQDRITATFCGSKKSLVHGSVMAKVLFANAANTGLILLPVMLFHAIQLMIVSIIAGKLHTKSYEQDYNISE; this is translated from the coding sequence ATGAAGCGAAATTTAATTGATCCATTTATCATTGCATTAGTAGCGGCCGTCGCATTAGCCTGTTTCTTTCCCTATCCGGGTACAAAAGAAAGCCCCTTTCACCTGCATACAATAGCAGACATCGGCGTATCAGTAATTTTTCTTTTTTACGGCCTGCAGTTAGGCCCGGAAAAACTAAAAGCAGGGTTACATAATACCCGGTTGCACCTGGTTATCCAGGCTTCCACCTTTATACTGTTCCCGGCTATAATCATCTTGTTGAAACCCTTATTTGCAACGGCGTTTTTAGCACAGGCCTGGTTGCCCTTCTTCTTTCTTGCTGCACTGCCATCTACCGTTTCATCTTCTGTCGTAATGGTTTCCATTGCAGGCGGGAATATACCGGCAGCCATATTCAATGCCAGTATATCAAGTTTACTGGGCATTTTTATAACGCCGGTATGGATGGGTCTTTTTATACATTCAAATGCCGGCGATCCGGGTATTAGTTATGTAATTGGCAAATTATTATTGCAGGTCCTGCTACCTGTAGCAATTGGATTAGTATTACATAAAAGATGCTGGCCATTTGCAGCCCGCAACAAAAAACAAATAAAGCTATTTGACCAGGCCATCATTTTACTGATTGTATATTGCGCTTTCAGCGAATCATTTTACACGGGTGCATTTAAAAACTATTCCATTTCATCCCTGCTTTTACTGTTATTCATGGTCACTGCATTATTTTTCCTCGTTTACGGCATTATGACCCTTGTTGCCGTGCGCTTACATTTCAACAGGCAGGACCGCATTACAGCAACCTTCTGCGGTTCAAAAAAGTCATTGGTACATGGTTCAGTTATGGCAAAGGTTTTATTTGCAAATGCCGCCAATACCGGACTGATATTATTACCGGTGATGTTATTCCATGCCATTCAATTAATGATCGTGAGTATAATAGCCGGAAAATTGCATACGAAATCATACGAACAGGACTATAACATCAGCGAATAA